One Clupea harengus chromosome 12, Ch_v2.0.2, whole genome shotgun sequence DNA segment encodes these proteins:
- the smad7 gene encoding mothers against decapentaplegic homolog 7: TQYCQQPQIRCLSRVLTILSPSLSPDSQALQESGEQAHWCVVAYWEEKTRVGRLYSVQEPSLDIFYDLPQGNGFCLGQLCSENKSQLVQMVRSKIGYGIQLTREQDGVWVYNRSCYPIFIKSATLDNPDSRTLLVHKVFPGFSIKAFDFDKAYSLQRPNDHEFTQQPRTGFTVQISFVKGWGQCYTRQFISSCPCWLEVIFNTR, from the coding sequence ACACAGTACTGTCAACAACCTCAGATCAGATGTTTATCCAGAGTTCTAAccatcctctccccttctctctctccagattcCCAAGCTCTTCAGGAGTCGGGCGAGCAAGCCCACTGGTGCGTGGTAGCGTACTGGGAGGAGAAGACTCGCGTTGGACGCCTCTACTCGGTCCAGGAGCCCTCCCTGGACATCTTCTATGACCTACCTCAGGGGAACGGCTTCTGCCTGGGCCAGCTCTGCTCCGAGAACAAGAGCCAGCTGGTGCAGATGGTGCGCAGCAAGATAGGCTACGGCATCCAGCTGACGCGCGAGCAGGACGGCGTGTGGGTGTACAACCGCAGCTGCTACCCCATCTTCATCAAGTCGGCCACACTGGACAATCCTGACTCGCGGACGCTGCTGGTGCACAAGGTGTTCCCCGGCTTCTCCATCAAGGCCTTTGACTTTGACAAGGCGTACAGCCTGCAGAGACCCAACGACCACGAGTTCACGCAACAGCCACGCACAGGCTTCACTGTACAGATCAGCTTCGTCAAGGGCTGGGGACAATGCTACACGAGACAGTTCATCAGTAGCTGCCCCTGCTGGCTGGAAGTCATTTTCAACACTCGATAG